In one window of Macadamia integrifolia cultivar HAES 741 chromosome 2, SCU_Mint_v3, whole genome shotgun sequence DNA:
- the LOC122057876 gene encoding flocculation protein FLO11-like: MDSNSGSLQSSSGGDEEYDSRSESISAFLNPTGQVPSFSSNPSHHHHHHHQTHLPSSSSSPLFEPLPNYLDPFSRSLPPTSNSLLNLDMVWPRGLRSEPTCTEFPTGNLMNPSSSPTQTQPVPAGRVGLFPSSSSQLPLHPTPENCSRPSASSDQTNPVRNSKKRSRASRRAPTTVLTTDTSNFRAMVQEFTGIPAPPFSASPFPRSRLDLFSTAATTTMRSSHHLDPHPPHYLLRPFAQKLHPSSTSSPSIVDVIASAANPTGNTTGAPILTAAGSTSTNNHHLLSDLGLTKQTQNLLNMQNPMLTFQSLLQSSGPPPPRYPLTNVQGFGTKSQGSLTIPSMDSSQLRMGTTVGEDFTIGGHHQGMGLNDVDQSQSQSQSQSQSQSQAQAQAQAQAQAQAQLKTFNGNGASSSCKMNYSTSSSEFQVEKGSDNVSSRGEGMVDSWICSSD, encoded by the coding sequence ATGGATTCAAACAGTGGAAGCTTACAGTCCTCAAGCGGTGGAGATGAAGAATATGACTCACGCAGCGAATCCATCTCTGCTTTCTTGAACCCAACCGGCCAAGTCCCTTCCTTCTCATCAAACCCctctcaccaccaccaccaccaccaccaaaccCACCTTCCATCATCGTCCTCTTCACCTCTGTTTGAACCTCTACCGAATTATCTCGACCCCTTCTCGAGATCGCTGCCGCCTACTTCAAATTCTCTGCTAAATCTAGACATGGTGTGGCCCAGAGGCCTAAGATCTGAACCCACTTGCACCGAATTCCCAACCGGGAACCTCATGAACCCCTCCTCTTCCCCGACCCAAACCCAACCAGTCCCGGCCGGTCGAGTTGGCCTTTTCCCAAGCTCATCGTCGCAGCTACCATTGCATCCCACACCGGAGAACTGCTCAAGACCTTCAGCTTCATCGGACCAAACCAACCCAGTACGCAACTCAAAGAAACGATCCAGAGCTTCTAGAAGGGCACCCACTACTGTTCTGACCACCGACACGTCAAACTTCAGGGCGATGGTGCAGGAATTCACCGGAATCCCTGCGCCGCCCTTTTCGGCTTCGCCATTCCCTCGAAGCAGGCTTGATCTCTTCAGCaccgccgccaccaccaccatgaGGTCCTCCCATCATTTAGACCCTCATCCTCCGCATTATCTCTTACGCCCATTTGCACAGAAGCTTCACccatcttctacttcttctccttccataGTTGACGTTATTGCTTCCGCTGCTAACCCCACCGGAAACACTACCGGCGCCCCGATTTTGACCGCCGCCGGTTCAACTTCCACTAATAACCATCACCTTCTCTCTGACTTGGGCCTCACGAAACAAACACAAAACCTACTAAACATGCAGAACCCCATGCTCACGTTCCAGTCTCTTCTACAGTCTTCTGGCCCTCCTCCTCCAAGATACCCATTAACCAATGTACAAGGTTTTGGCACGAAATCACAAGGGTCGTTAACGATTCCATCGATGGATTCATCACAGCTTAGAATGGGAACCACAGTGGGGGAAGATTTCACGATAGGTGGTCATCATCAAGGAATGGGGCTCAACGACGTCgatcaatctcaatctcaatctcaatctcaatctcaatctcaatctcaagctcaagctcaagctcaagctcaagctcaagctcaagCTCAGTTGAAGACATTTAATGGGAATGGGGCGAGTAGTAGCTGCAAGATGAACTACTCCACTTCATCTTCAGAGTTCCAAGTAGAGAAGGGTTCGGATAATGTTTCTTCAAGAGGTGAAGGTATGGTGGATTCATGGATTTGCTCTTCAGATTAG